One genomic region from Leptolyngbyaceae cyanobacterium JSC-12 encodes:
- a CDS encoding ABC-type multidrug transport system, ATPase and permease component (IMG reference gene:2510097700~PFAM: ABC transporter; ABC transporter transmembrane region), protein MAQSRLRKLGEYLHPHWRLSALGVLALFVVNVLGMYIPLLIRDGIDRLQVAFSFSQVLYYVVLVLVLASAMWVVRMASRIWLFGVGRQVEFDLKQKIFKHLLTLEPSYFSANTVGDLINRATSDVDNIRRLLGFAVLSLANMIFAYGLTLPVMLAIDWKLSLLSLSVYPLMFVVVVLSSDRLRTEQQNVQEELSNISELIQEDMSGIALIKIYAQEENERRAFAALNQNLLEVNLTLAKTRNILFSLLRGLASVSLLVVLWFGTQAINSGSISVGDFVALLLYVERLVFPTALLGFTITAYQRGEVSIDRIETILTVEPKIVDQADAIPLPRSQVRGELMAENLTFAYPALANAKSSHPALDQVSFQLKPQETVAIVGPIGSGKSTLANALPRLLEIAPGQIFLDGYDITRLRLDDLRSAIAYVPQESFLFSTSIRNNIRYGDPYAEDALVIQAAQQAQIHDEILNFPQRYDTVVGERGITLSGGQRQRTALARALLVDAPILILDDALSSVDNETATRILKNLSEGTDRKTVLFISHQLPAAATADHILVMDAGRIVQAGTHQTLVSQEGLYQSLWEQQRFEEALQ, encoded by the coding sequence ATGGCTCAATCTCGGTTACGAAAGTTAGGGGAATATTTGCATCCCCATTGGCGGTTGTCTGCACTTGGCGTTCTGGCACTATTCGTTGTCAATGTGCTGGGGATGTATATTCCACTGCTCATCCGGGATGGGATTGATCGCCTGCAGGTCGCGTTTAGTTTTAGTCAGGTTCTGTATTACGTAGTGTTGGTGCTGGTGTTGGCATCAGCAATGTGGGTTGTCCGAATGGCGTCCCGCATTTGGCTATTTGGTGTAGGGCGGCAGGTTGAGTTTGACCTGAAGCAGAAGATTTTTAAGCATCTGCTGACGCTGGAACCCTCTTATTTTTCGGCGAATACTGTGGGGGATCTGATTAATCGGGCGACTAGCGATGTGGACAATATTCGGCGTTTGCTCGGGTTCGCGGTGCTGAGTTTGGCGAATATGATTTTTGCCTATGGGTTAACGTTACCTGTGATGCTGGCGATCGACTGGAAACTCAGTTTGCTATCGCTGTCGGTGTATCCGTTGATGTTTGTGGTGGTGGTGCTGTCGAGCGATCGCCTGCGAACTGAACAGCAAAACGTACAGGAGGAGCTTTCTAACATCAGCGAACTGATTCAGGAAGACATGAGCGGTATTGCCTTGATCAAAATTTATGCTCAAGAAGAAAATGAACGCCGTGCTTTTGCAGCGCTGAATCAAAACTTGCTGGAAGTCAACCTAACTCTGGCGAAAACGCGCAACATTTTGTTCTCATTGCTGCGGGGCTTGGCTAGTGTCAGTTTGCTAGTAGTGCTGTGGTTTGGCACCCAGGCGATTAACAGTGGATCAATTTCGGTGGGAGATTTTGTGGCGCTGCTGCTGTACGTGGAACGGTTAGTATTTCCTACAGCATTGCTGGGATTTACGATCACTGCCTATCAGCGGGGCGAGGTGAGTATTGATCGGATAGAAACAATTCTTACGGTTGAACCAAAGATTGTAGATCAAGCTGATGCAATTCCACTTCCGCGATCGCAGGTGCGAGGAGAACTGATGGCTGAAAATCTCACCTTTGCTTATCCAGCCCTTGCCAATGCTAAATCGTCCCATCCGGCACTCGATCAAGTTTCTTTTCAACTGAAGCCACAGGAAACGGTTGCCATTGTGGGACCGATTGGCTCAGGAAAGTCCACACTGGCAAACGCTTTACCCCGATTACTGGAGATTGCACCGGGTCAAATTTTTTTAGATGGATACGACATTACTAGACTGCGCTTAGATGATTTGCGAAGCGCGATCGCTTACGTGCCGCAAGAGAGTTTTTTGTTCAGTACCAGTATTCGCAATAACATTCGCTATGGCGACCCCTACGCTGAGGATGCGCTTGTTATTCAAGCAGCACAACAAGCCCAAATTCATGACGAAATCCTCAACTTTCCACAGCGTTATGATACGGTAGTGGGCGAGCGCGGCATTACCCTTTCTGGTGGGCAGCGTCAGCGAACTGCTCTAGCTCGCGCCTTACTAGTTGATGCGCCCATTTTGATTCTGGATGATGCTCTCTCTAGTGTGGATAACGAAACGGCAACTCGAATTTTGAAGAATCTTTCAGAGGGCACGGATCGTAAAACGGTTTTGTTTATCTCCCACCAACTCCCTGCTGCTGCAACCGCCGATCACATTTTGGTAATGGATGCAGGCAGAATTGTGCAGGCTGGAACACATCAAACACTGGTTTCCCAGGAAGGGTTATATCAATCCCTCTGGGAGCAGCAGCGCTTTGAAGAAGCTTTGCAATAG
- a CDS encoding DnaJ-class molecular chaperone with C-terminal Zn finger domain (IMG reference gene:2510097698~PFAM: Protein of unknown function (DUF3353)), with the protein MSEQNPYDQLGVSEGASFDEIQSARNRLCAELQGDAEQLKKIEAAYDAVLMDRLKMRQEGRIKVPDGIRFAERQAESPPNPPKSIVKSRPAWLDRLIDTPSSADIWMPAGVMTALMAIAIFVPNAVQLALILGVGAAFYFLYRKEQKLGRTVLLSFAGLLIGLVVGGLLYGLIYSQFPAFVVGIDEFASAFTFLVLWLISSFLR; encoded by the coding sequence ATGAGCGAGCAAAACCCATACGATCAGTTGGGGGTTTCAGAAGGAGCCAGTTTTGATGAGATTCAGTCTGCTCGAAACCGTTTGTGCGCTGAGCTTCAGGGGGATGCCGAGCAACTGAAAAAAATTGAGGCGGCATACGATGCGGTTTTGATGGATCGGCTAAAGATGCGGCAGGAGGGACGAATCAAAGTTCCTGATGGTATTCGCTTCGCGGAACGACAAGCAGAATCGCCACCAAATCCTCCTAAATCAATAGTTAAGTCGCGTCCTGCCTGGTTAGATAGGTTGATAGATACACCGTCATCTGCTGATATTTGGATGCCTGCTGGAGTTATGACGGCACTGATGGCGATCGCCATCTTTGTCCCAAATGCCGTGCAATTGGCGCTGATTCTGGGTGTAGGCGCTGCTTTTTACTTTTTGTACCGCAAAGAACAAAAACTGGGACGGACGGTATTACTGAGCTTCGCAGGCTTGTTAATTGGTCTAGTCGTTGGTGGATTGTTGTATGGACTGATTTACTCCCAATTTCCTGCATTTGTAGTTGGGATAGATGAGTTTGCCAGTGCTTTCACTTTTCTGGTTCTGTGGCTGATCAGCAGTTTTCTACGTTAA
- a CDS encoding hypothetical protein (IMG reference gene:2510097702), protein MLYAFFSTGISFKSAMLPLQPDHELPGVGQFYSQTIEMPAIAVFQD, encoded by the coding sequence ATGCTTTATGCTTTCTTTTCCACGGGCATTTCTTTCAAGTCAGCAATGTTGCCATTGCAACCTGATCATGAACTGCCAGGTGTAGGGCAATTCTACTCGCAAACTATCGAAATGCCAGCGATCGCAGTTTTCCAAGACTGA
- a CDS encoding putative xylanase/chitin deacetylase (IMG reference gene:2510097703~PFAM: Polysaccharide deacetylase), translated as MTTARNAAASVCTLQHRRNRFCVALIVSLSTLLLWENDGNALPDSATELVPETAPGLQPGDLQSPESLTEPAAPALNTVCKPPQTVHKTELAQLVSNISQTVSLIEQPAIGMGAIASQIAPQLLAYLNPTPFPDIHPAARQAKVPVMMYHDILAEKQVFFDVTPNEFEAHLKLIKQKGLTPITMDQLVNHLRTGLPLPSKPILLTFDDGYEGHYKYVYPLLKKYNYPAVFSIYTQKVGKKMGRSSLNWQQLREMAKDPLVTIASHSVSHTVMEGLSPEQLLLETQESKRILEAELGIPIHYFTYPEGKFDQAAWDAVKQAGYTAAFTMNDLDEQLAGESANILAIGRIGQSRIQEMVDIAWGGAPLPSMSLGFDFSSPVRRLDATINDVPFIFIAGGKPITIHHHTRAQVPVILANTPAIAGVDGGFFNLELLDSNYMLGPVYSQSHGQFIPGKRGEIPFLENRPLVLIGPKSVKFIPFKHKQHNTLEGVQAELPDMTDAFVAAGWLVENGRPQPIERFGRLYDANEPRHRAFWGINQQGQPQIGVSVEPIGSVDLGIALAKAGFRDAVMLDSGASTSLAFKGQSLVGYTPRPVPHVVGLVPPSGTTATNCTVSAATTPLQ; from the coding sequence ATGACAACTGCCCGGAACGCTGCTGCCTCAGTTTGCACCTTGCAACATCGCCGTAATCGCTTTTGTGTTGCGCTGATTGTAAGCTTATCGACTTTGCTGCTGTGGGAAAATGATGGGAATGCCCTTCCCGATTCTGCAACTGAATTGGTTCCTGAGACTGCTCCTGGGTTGCAGCCTGGAGACTTACAATCACCGGAAAGTTTAACCGAACCAGCGGCTCCTGCTTTAAATACCGTTTGCAAGCCACCTCAAACGGTTCACAAAACAGAGCTTGCCCAATTGGTGAGTAACATTTCGCAAACAGTCAGCTTGATTGAACAGCCTGCGATTGGGATGGGTGCGATCGCGAGTCAGATTGCGCCTCAGCTATTGGCATATCTCAACCCCACCCCATTTCCAGACATTCATCCAGCCGCCCGGCAAGCAAAAGTCCCTGTCATGATGTATCACGACATTCTGGCAGAGAAGCAAGTCTTTTTTGATGTCACCCCAAACGAATTTGAAGCACACCTGAAACTGATCAAGCAAAAAGGGCTGACGCCAATCACGATGGATCAGTTGGTCAATCATCTCCGCACAGGGCTACCACTCCCCTCCAAACCGATTTTGCTGACCTTCGATGATGGCTACGAAGGACATTACAAATACGTCTATCCTTTATTGAAAAAATATAACTATCCTGCTGTATTCTCCATTTACACCCAAAAAGTTGGTAAGAAAATGGGGCGCTCTAGCCTGAATTGGCAGCAATTGCGCGAGATGGCAAAAGATCCTCTGGTGACAATTGCCTCCCATAGTGTTAGCCATACGGTGATGGAAGGGCTTTCCCCAGAGCAACTGTTGCTCGAAACGCAAGAGTCAAAGCGCATCCTAGAAGCTGAATTGGGGATTCCGATTCACTACTTTACTTACCCAGAGGGGAAATTTGATCAAGCCGCCTGGGACGCAGTGAAACAGGCAGGGTATACGGCGGCTTTCACGATGAATGATCTGGATGAGCAACTGGCTGGAGAATCCGCAAATATACTTGCGATTGGGCGGATCGGGCAATCCCGCATTCAAGAAATGGTAGATATTGCTTGGGGTGGTGCGCCTCTTCCTTCGATGTCTCTGGGGTTTGATTTTTCTTCTCCCGTGCGCAGACTGGACGCAACCATCAATGATGTGCCATTCATTTTCATCGCAGGTGGCAAACCCATTACGATTCATCATCACACCCGCGCTCAGGTACCTGTGATTCTGGCAAATACCCCTGCGATCGCAGGGGTAGATGGGGGCTTCTTCAACCTTGAATTATTAGACTCCAACTACATGCTGGGTCCCGTTTACAGCCAGAGTCATGGTCAGTTTATCCCTGGCAAGCGGGGCGAAATTCCCTTCTTAGAAAACCGTCCGCTGGTATTGATTGGACCCAAATCTGTTAAGTTTATTCCTTTCAAGCACAAGCAACACAACACCCTGGAGGGCGTTCAGGCAGAGCTACCAGACATGACAGATGCCTTTGTTGCGGCAGGCTGGTTGGTTGAGAACGGACGCCCCCAACCCATTGAGCGATTTGGCAGATTGTACGATGCCAATGAGCCGCGTCACCGAGCATTTTGGGGGATCAACCAGCAGGGGCAACCCCAAATTGGTGTCTCAGTTGAGCCAATTGGCTCGGTAGATTTGGGAATTGCGTTGGCAAAAGCTGGATTTCGGGATGCAGTGATGCTCGACTCTGGAGCCAGTACATCCCTGGCATTTAAGGGACAATCTTTGGTAGGTTACACTCCCCGTCCAGTGCCCCATGTGGTTGGCTTAGTTCCTCCATCAGGTACAACTGCAACTAACTGCACAGTTTCAGCAGCAACAACGCCCCTTCAGTAG
- a CDS encoding response regulator with CheY-like receiver domain and winged-helix DNA-binding domain (IMG reference gene:2510097699~PFAM: Response regulator receiver domain; Transcriptional regulatory protein, C terminal) — protein MPTGYSRTLNSISPHQSKVMDMAPAKILVVDDDPAIRNLISRFLTRQSYQMESAEDGKSAMAVFESFNPDLVILDVNLPDANGYNLCQQMQSRTGVFVLMLTSRTDEADKIRGFTQGADDYITKPFGLSELGARVGAILKRQRTVTTGEQQCFIFDKLVIDPVRREVKLDGDLVPLTALEFDLLYFLAKNPGRVWRRAELIQEVWDYEYVGDQRVVDVHIGQIRKKIEIDTSQPALIQTVRGVGYKFEAPNGAKPEIE, from the coding sequence TTGCCTACCGGATATTCCCGAACCCTGAACTCTATTAGCCCTCATCAAAGCAAGGTTATGGATATGGCTCCTGCCAAGATTCTTGTAGTCGATGACGACCCCGCAATCAGAAATCTGATTTCTCGTTTCCTAACTCGCCAAAGCTACCAGATGGAGTCTGCCGAGGATGGAAAAAGTGCCATGGCGGTTTTTGAGTCGTTTAATCCAGATCTCGTGATTTTGGATGTTAATTTGCCTGATGCCAATGGCTACAACCTCTGCCAGCAGATGCAAAGCCGTACAGGAGTGTTCGTCCTGATGTTGACTAGTCGCACAGATGAGGCAGATAAAATTCGCGGGTTTACTCAAGGAGCCGACGATTACATTACTAAACCGTTTGGACTAAGTGAACTGGGTGCGCGAGTAGGGGCGATTTTGAAGCGCCAGCGCACAGTCACCACGGGTGAACAGCAATGTTTTATATTTGACAAATTAGTGATTGATCCGGTGCGCCGCGAAGTGAAACTGGATGGTGACTTGGTGCCGTTGACAGCTCTGGAATTTGATCTTTTGTATTTTTTAGCAAAGAACCCTGGGCGGGTTTGGCGACGGGCTGAATTGATTCAGGAGGTGTGGGATTACGAGTATGTGGGCGATCAGCGGGTTGTGGATGTGCACATTGGTCAAATCCGCAAGAAGATTGAGATTGACACTAGCCAGCCAGCTTTGATTCAAACGGTTCGAGGGGTCGGCTATAAGTTTGAAGCGCCTAACGGTGCCAAACCTGAAATTGAGTAA
- a CDS encoding hypothetical protein (IMG reference gene:2510097701), which yields MMRKQSNPFEIGEIDELHQGVDVSTVDVDLLSRDQQIHPSAKLPLPAPKNGWKLWFLALGVCGVFGGIGGAAFWWLTTPPPSPDCQQLSPLATDMEKLLCAQESARSGDLQEILAGLEVLEQWSPDHPLYREAQRLIAEWSNPILVAAHAKIEQSDLRGAVELASRIPKTSPSYKEAQSAIADWKRYWQKGEEISKAARNAMKAQNWALANEKILLLKDFSQQYWRFDRANTLSQLVTAEQQGRRLLAQAIEVAKTQQPAQLGMAIALLSQMDTRTYAWLDAQAPLKQWSEILLTLGFQNWKKGDLNQAMALATPVLKNPNLAQTAQELLWLSQSRKHAIASAVSLKPTLPQLWNLSAAIATADLIQSSSRYYPQAQANLKNWQTQFQDLSLLQLAWGFGEVPQAIAKQFAIWQASQVSPERPRRAQAQTLISYWQLGIRKLEDNPYLLYARQVAAKGTIQAYQDAIAQAQFITLNRPLRKEAQLLIAGWTQKIQVIEDRPTLDRARALANQGNLNAAIQVAARVGSGRALYWEAQAAIGNWQATLRTAELARQRELEATKARKEPFDPNAPASDESLNFDAIKGEPAPDTPPIPNVQPSQSPYAPPTTITVPPTSIYPPGTEPPPVPTYPPVAPYAPYEPAPAPKEPPPPPLSQPFEPIPPPPNR from the coding sequence ATGATGCGGAAACAATCAAATCCGTTTGAGATTGGTGAAATTGATGAGTTGCATCAAGGGGTGGACGTTTCAACAGTAGATGTTGACCTGTTGTCCCGAGACCAGCAAATCCATCCCAGCGCAAAGCTGCCCCTCCCAGCGCCAAAAAATGGGTGGAAACTCTGGTTCCTTGCTTTGGGAGTTTGCGGTGTGTTTGGAGGCATTGGGGGAGCAGCATTTTGGTGGTTAACAACCCCTCCCCCCTCCCCAGACTGCCAGCAGCTTTCACCTCTGGCAACGGATATGGAAAAACTCCTCTGTGCTCAGGAGAGTGCCCGCTCTGGTGATTTACAAGAGATCCTGGCAGGATTAGAGGTATTGGAACAATGGTCCCCTGATCATCCCCTCTATCGGGAAGCGCAGCGGTTAATTGCAGAGTGGTCTAACCCAATTTTGGTAGCTGCTCATGCCAAGATCGAGCAAAGCGATTTAAGAGGAGCCGTAGAACTTGCTAGTCGTATCCCCAAAACCAGCCCCTCGTATAAGGAGGCGCAATCAGCGATCGCTGACTGGAAGCGATACTGGCAAAAAGGTGAAGAAATTTCCAAAGCGGCTCGCAATGCGATGAAAGCCCAAAATTGGGCACTAGCAAACGAGAAAATTTTATTGCTGAAAGACTTTAGTCAGCAGTACTGGCGGTTTGATAGAGCAAATACGCTCTCTCAGTTGGTAACCGCAGAACAGCAGGGACGACGATTGCTGGCGCAGGCGATTGAGGTTGCTAAAACCCAACAGCCTGCCCAGTTAGGAATGGCGATCGCACTGCTTAGCCAGATGGACACCCGCACCTACGCCTGGTTGGATGCGCAAGCTCCTCTGAAGCAATGGAGTGAAATCTTGCTGACATTGGGCTTCCAAAACTGGAAAAAGGGAGACTTGAACCAGGCGATGGCACTGGCAACCCCTGTTTTGAAAAACCCTAACCTGGCGCAAACGGCTCAAGAACTGCTGTGGCTGAGTCAGTCTCGGAAGCACGCGATCGCCAGCGCAGTTAGCTTAAAACCCACTCTCCCCCAACTCTGGAACCTGAGTGCGGCTATTGCAACGGCTGACTTAATTCAGTCATCCAGTCGGTATTACCCTCAGGCACAGGCAAACCTGAAAAACTGGCAAACACAGTTTCAGGATTTAAGCCTGTTACAACTTGCTTGGGGATTTGGAGAAGTGCCGCAAGCTATCGCCAAGCAGTTTGCTATCTGGCAAGCCAGCCAAGTATCTCCAGAGCGTCCTCGCCGTGCTCAAGCCCAAACGCTGATTTCTTACTGGCAGTTGGGAATTCGTAAATTGGAGGACAATCCTTATTTACTCTATGCCCGTCAGGTTGCAGCAAAAGGTACGATTCAAGCCTACCAAGACGCGATCGCCCAGGCACAGTTTATTACTCTCAACCGTCCCTTGCGGAAAGAGGCTCAACTGCTCATTGCAGGCTGGACTCAGAAAATTCAGGTAATTGAAGATCGGCCAACTTTAGATCGTGCCCGGGCATTAGCAAATCAGGGTAACTTGAACGCTGCCATCCAGGTTGCTGCCAGAGTTGGCTCAGGACGAGCTTTGTATTGGGAAGCGCAAGCAGCGATTGGTAACTGGCAGGCAACCCTTCGCACCGCAGAACTTGCCAGACAACGCGAATTAGAAGCGACCAAAGCCCGTAAAGAACCCTTTGATCCTAATGCACCCGCCTCTGATGAATCATTAAATTTTGACGCGATCAAGGGTGAACCTGCTCCTGATACGCCGCCGATACCCAATGTTCAGCCATCCCAGTCTCCCTACGCTCCTCCCACAACAATTACTGTGCCACCTACCAGTATCTATCCACCCGGAACCGAACCGCCGCCAGTCCCTACGTATCCACCAGTCGCACCCTATGCTCCCTATGAACCTGCCCCCGCGCCAAAAGAGCCGCCGCCACCGCCACTCTCTCAGCCTTTTGAGCCAATTCCTCCCCCCCCAAATCGCTAG